In Umboniibacter marinipuniceus, the sequence GTTGGAACAGTATCGAGGCACAACCATTCTATCGGTAAGAAGAAAGGGTAAAGTCGTCATTGGTGGCGATGGTCAAGTCACGCTGGGTAACACCATCATGAAAGGAAATGCTCGTAAAGTTCGTCGTTTATACAACGGCAAAGTCATTGCTGGTTTTGCCGGTGGAACGGCCGATGCATTCACCCTCTTTGAACGTTTCGAGGCCAAACTTGAACTTCACCAGGGACATCTTGTCAGAGCAGCCGTGGAACTAGCCAAAGATTGGCGCACCGATAAAATGCTGCGTAAGCTCGAAGCGCTGTTAGCGGTCGCCGACGAGAACGACAGCTTAATCATTACCGGTAACGGCGATGTCGTCCAGCCAGAAGATGACCTCATTGCTATTGGTTCTGGAGGCTCATTCGCGCAGTCTGCTGCCCGCGCCCTATTAGATAATACCGAGCTAAGCGCTGAAGATGTGGTCACCAAGTCGCTAACCATTGCCGGCGACGTCTGCATCTACACCAATCACAATTTCACCGTCGAAACACTCGACTCAAAACGCTAAGGTTTACTATGTCATCGATGACCCCAAGAGAAATCGTTCACGAGTTGGACCGCCACATTGTTGGCCAAAAAGATGCGAAGCGTGCGGTAGCTGTTGCACTCCGTAACCGCTGGCGCCGAATGCAGCTAGACGAAGAGCTGCGCGCCGAAGTAACACCTAAGAATATTCTGATGATAGGCCCAACAGGCGT encodes:
- the hslV gene encoding ATP-dependent protease subunit HslV — its product is MEQYRGTTILSVRRKGKVVIGGDGQVTLGNTIMKGNARKVRRLYNGKVIAGFAGGTADAFTLFERFEAKLELHQGHLVRAAVELAKDWRTDKMLRKLEALLAVADENDSLIITGNGDVVQPEDDLIAIGSGGSFAQSAARALLDNTELSAEDVVTKSLTIAGDVCIYTNHNFTVETLDSKR